In one Thermanaerovibrio velox DSM 12556 genomic region, the following are encoded:
- a CDS encoding 4Fe-4S binding protein, whose amino-acid sequence MLRVSRLIRYISMGMFLAFTTWVAYRHQVVGGGPMGVPPMDALCPFGGLESLYSYIREGAFLKRTAPSSLILGLVVAFMTISLGRVFCGWICPLGAIGEAAGVLGKRIGVSRVPRWLESWGRYLKIVILVVVLVFTWSFGTLVMRPYDPWVSWAHLSGGWREVSSSPVGFMVLFLFVMGAAMFVSRFFCRYLCPLGGALWLLQRVSLTRVVRNADTCVNCGACDRACPMGIVVSKSHTVSSGDCISCGECVESCPVRGTLGFGLRRFRLTPLVLGLAGLTVFFLAYGVARCTGLWRTHYSISKEAASDPVEGIFGWMTVEQAAGQVGLSAEEFIKAAGFDEGVPRDVALKKLPGVDDEKVKVLLRAYLASAPKSRKGVLDPDSIKGSQTLEEVASVYGLEVTRILKAAGWPEDLEGARGLPLKELARRAGSEVSKIREAIKTLLGQGGN is encoded by the coding sequence ATGTTGAGGGTATCTCGGTTGATCCGGTACATATCCATGGGGATGTTCCTAGCCTTTACAACCTGGGTGGCCTATAGGCATCAAGTGGTAGGTGGAGGTCCCATGGGGGTTCCGCCGATGGATGCTCTTTGTCCCTTTGGGGGCCTTGAGAGCCTTTACTCCTACATAAGGGAGGGGGCGTTCCTCAAGAGGACGGCTCCCAGTTCTCTCATACTGGGGCTGGTCGTGGCTTTCATGACTATTTCCCTTGGGAGGGTCTTCTGCGGCTGGATATGTCCCCTGGGGGCCATCGGTGAGGCCGCCGGTGTTTTGGGCAAGCGCATTGGCGTCTCCCGTGTGCCTCGATGGCTTGAGTCTTGGGGTAGGTATTTGAAAATAGTCATCTTGGTGGTGGTTCTGGTTTTTACCTGGAGTTTTGGGACCCTGGTGATGAGGCCCTACGATCCGTGGGTAAGCTGGGCTCATCTCAGTGGCGGGTGGAGGGAGGTCTCCTCGTCCCCCGTTGGGTTCATGGTGCTATTCCTGTTCGTCATGGGGGCTGCCATGTTTGTCTCCCGTTTCTTCTGCAGGTACCTATGTCCATTGGGAGGGGCCCTATGGCTTCTCCAGCGGGTAAGTCTTACAAGGGTTGTGAGAAACGCGGATACGTGTGTAAATTGCGGAGCCTGTGACAGGGCCTGCCCGATGGGTATTGTGGTTTCCAAGTCTCACACTGTGTCCAGCGGGGACTGCATCTCATGCGGGGAGTGCGTGGAGTCCTGTCCTGTAAGGGGGACATTGGGTTTTGGTTTGAGACGTTTCAGGTTAACCCCCCTCGTCCTCGGGCTTGCGGGGTTGACGGTATTTTTTCTGGCATATGGTGTTGCCCGCTGCACCGGCCTGTGGAGGACCCACTATTCCATATCGAAAGAGGCTGCATCGGATCCGGTGGAGGGTATTTTCGGGTGGATGACGGTGGAGCAGGCGGCAGGACAGGTGGGGCTAAGTGCAGAGGAGTTCATAAAGGCCGCAGGGTTTGACGAAGGGGTTCCAAGGGATGTGGCGCTTAAGAAGCTCCCCGGGGTGGATGACGAGAAGGTGAAGGTCTTGCTAAGGGCTTATCTGGCCTCTGCGCCTAAGAGCAGAAAGGGGGTGCTGGATCCTGACTCCATAAAGGGCAGCCAAACCCTAGAGGAGGTGGCTTCCGTTTATGGTCTTGAGGTTACGAGGATACTCAAAGCCGCCGGATGGCCCGAGGACCTTGAGGGGGCAAGGGGCTTGCCACTGAAGGAGCTGGCGAGAAGGGCGGGAAGCGAGGTTTCGAAGATCCGGGAGGCTATCAAGACTTTGCTAGGGCAGGGTGGAAATTGA
- a CDS encoding GntR family transcriptional regulator, whose amino-acid sequence MKDHPLTPARSRDLRQIVYDKIKDAIVNGIIPPGEKLSEFELSKQLEVSRTPIREAIRQLAQTGLVRLVPRKGAFVALPSPKEAKDLYEIRLALETLALEKICAKPPREELLKFREMFNSVGPDWSSGQYLDQDRRFHGFISNQSGNSFLETVLHNVSDLIQLCRHYSMEGVPLERSSEEHVALIDAILEGNLDLAKERLRRHLNNAVASLTGYITSHR is encoded by the coding sequence ATGAAGGATCACCCCCTCACACCCGCAAGGAGTCGGGATCTCAGACAGATCGTTTACGACAAGATAAAGGACGCCATAGTCAACGGGATCATACCGCCGGGGGAGAAGCTCTCGGAGTTTGAGCTCTCCAAGCAGCTTGAGGTCTCAAGAACCCCCATAAGGGAGGCGATACGCCAGCTCGCCCAGACCGGGTTGGTCAGGCTGGTCCCACGTAAAGGGGCCTTTGTGGCCCTGCCGTCTCCCAAGGAGGCGAAGGACCTATACGAAATAAGGCTTGCCCTGGAAACCCTGGCGCTGGAGAAGATCTGTGCCAAGCCCCCCAGGGAGGAGCTGTTGAAGTTCCGGGAGATGTTCAACTCGGTGGGCCCGGACTGGTCCTCCGGTCAATACCTAGACCAGGACAGACGGTTCCACGGGTTCATAAGCAACCAGTCAGGGAACTCGTTCCTTGAGACGGTACTGCACAATGTCAGCGACCTCATACAGCTGTGCAGGCACTATTCCATGGAGGGAGTTCCCCTGGAACGATCCTCGGAGGAACACGTGGCCCTCATCGACGCCATACTGGAGGGGAACCTTGACCTGGCAAAGGAGCGCCTGCGCCGGCACCTCAACAACGCCGTGGCGTCCCTTACGGGTTACATAACCTCTCACAGATAG
- a CDS encoding ribokinase: MISLARIVVVGSLNMDMIMRAERMPMKGETLTGGTFSTAEGGKGGNQAVACSRMGAKVTMMGKVGQDQFGDLLLDSLLREGIEARVLRSSIHTGVAQITVFQDDNAIIVAPGANRDLHPEDLDLGCFTGADGAIFQMEIPIETVEAGLKGAKERGCTTFLNPSPIRPIGEEALSNCDYMVLNHVELRQLTGEDQPDAGIRKLLALGVRGVVLTMGSKGASFAYQERLGTMGAPKINVVDSTGAGDAFMGAFAVMICEGSPMEEAVKAGIAAGSLACLREGAQPSMPYREQVFRSMASM; this comes from the coding sequence GTGATCTCCTTGGCTAGGATAGTGGTGGTGGGCTCCCTTAACATGGACATGATAATGCGGGCGGAACGAATGCCCATGAAGGGGGAGACCCTTACGGGCGGGACCTTCTCCACCGCAGAGGGCGGAAAGGGAGGCAACCAGGCGGTGGCGTGCTCCAGGATGGGGGCAAAGGTCACGATGATGGGCAAGGTCGGACAAGATCAGTTTGGGGATCTGCTCCTGGATAGCCTCTTGCGGGAGGGCATAGAGGCAAGGGTACTTAGGTCCTCCATCCATACCGGGGTGGCCCAGATAACGGTTTTCCAAGATGATAACGCAATCATAGTGGCCCCAGGAGCTAACCGGGACCTGCATCCCGAGGATCTGGACCTAGGTTGTTTCACCGGCGCGGATGGGGCAATATTCCAAATGGAGATCCCCATCGAGACTGTGGAAGCCGGGCTAAAGGGCGCCAAGGAAAGGGGCTGCACCACATTTCTTAACCCATCACCCATAAGGCCGATCGGGGAAGAAGCCCTCTCAAACTGCGACTACATGGTCCTGAACCATGTGGAGCTACGCCAATTGACCGGAGAGGATCAACCGGATGCAGGCATCAGGAAGCTGCTAGCCCTTGGGGTCAGAGGAGTGGTGCTAACCATGGGGTCCAAGGGAGCAAGCTTCGCCTACCAAGAAAGACTTGGGACGATGGGGGCCCCAAAGATAAATGTCGTGGACTCCACCGGGGCAGGGGACGCTTTCATGGGGGCCTTCGCGGTTATGATATGTGAAGGAAGTCCCATGGAAGAGGCGGTTAAGGCGGGTATAGCGGCAGGATCCTTGGCATGTCTAAGGGAAGGGGCTCAGCCCTCCATGCCATATCGGGAACAAGTTTTTAGATCCATGGCCTCCATGTAG
- a CDS encoding methyl-accepting chemotaxis protein gives MKGFSIKAKLLTMIAIMGMLLVAVLSMSVHMENKSLSLAEGMYKDFFVPSVLAMDCLVHGRAIQGNLLRLYLTSDPAKAEQLVSDISRRAKQVDENISAWEATVLTDYEKEHLPKAKELLKAYRAILLEALDLAKAGRGEEARGIFEQRGFQAFEGYQKEMRGLANYLREEAARRNEDNRRYSQRALWIVGVVSVSLSVLVLAAAVFVSLSIARRLASMEKGVKAFAEGDLSVVFDDHGSDEVASMGRSLNEMTLSLSRSMEDIRAVADSLSKEGQDFAAVSEETIAAAQESKANVDEVSRQMDSLSAAAAEISSSVEEVSSGSQMSAQRSTEIAERVERARALGEDGASAVALVTQRIGNVAEASGTMAGEVRRLVDSAREIQSFVAEISGIADQTNLLALNAAIEAARAGEHGRGFAVVAEEVRKLAEESNEAARKISDLANTITQELKRVVESSDADSRLSQEASSLAMEAKGTIEGIISVLAEIASATQDLAAVSEEQAASSAEISSAVRDIASEVSSVASSSDVVRDQMSQVAKAAERVAEGAEDMVRLASDLLGMISRFKTHHEQLLADGGQTGSYLPPPRG, from the coding sequence ATGAAGGGGTTCAGCATAAAGGCTAAGTTGTTAACCATGATAGCGATCATGGGTATGCTTCTGGTGGCGGTGCTTTCCATGTCCGTACACATGGAGAATAAGTCGTTGAGCTTGGCCGAGGGGATGTATAAGGACTTCTTCGTGCCCTCGGTGCTTGCCATGGACTGTCTGGTGCACGGCCGTGCCATCCAGGGGAACCTTTTGAGGCTCTACCTCACCTCCGACCCCGCTAAGGCGGAGCAGCTGGTGAGCGATATCTCCAGGAGGGCGAAGCAGGTGGACGAGAACATCTCCGCCTGGGAGGCTACGGTGTTGACCGATTACGAGAAGGAGCACCTTCCCAAGGCCAAGGAGCTGCTGAAGGCCTATAGGGCTATCCTGCTGGAGGCTTTGGATCTTGCGAAGGCCGGCCGAGGGGAGGAGGCCCGGGGCATATTCGAGCAGAGGGGTTTCCAGGCCTTTGAGGGATATCAAAAGGAGATGAGAGGCCTTGCCAACTACCTACGGGAGGAGGCGGCAAGGCGGAACGAGGATAATCGCAGGTATTCTCAAAGGGCCCTTTGGATTGTGGGTGTCGTCTCCGTATCGTTGTCGGTGCTTGTTTTGGCGGCGGCCGTTTTTGTGAGCCTCAGCATAGCTAGGCGCCTTGCTTCCATGGAGAAGGGGGTCAAGGCCTTTGCGGAAGGGGACTTATCCGTGGTCTTTGACGACCATGGATCCGACGAGGTAGCGTCGATGGGGCGTTCGCTCAACGAAATGACCCTAAGCCTCAGCCGCTCCATGGAGGATATAAGGGCCGTGGCGGATAGTTTGAGCAAGGAGGGGCAGGACTTTGCGGCGGTTTCGGAGGAGACCATTGCGGCTGCCCAGGAGTCCAAGGCGAACGTGGACGAAGTATCGAGGCAGATGGATTCCCTGTCTGCCGCCGCCGCGGAGATAAGCTCTTCCGTGGAGGAGGTGTCGTCTGGTTCGCAGATGTCTGCCCAGAGGAGCACCGAGATCGCCGAGAGGGTCGAGAGGGCCAGGGCCCTTGGGGAAGACGGGGCCTCCGCGGTAGCCCTGGTGACCCAGCGCATAGGGAACGTTGCGGAAGCCTCAGGCACCATGGCCGGGGAGGTAAGGCGTCTTGTGGACAGCGCCAGGGAGATCCAGTCCTTCGTGGCAGAGATAAGCGGCATAGCAGATCAGACCAACCTTTTGGCCCTGAACGCCGCCATAGAGGCCGCCCGGGCGGGAGAACACGGGAGGGGGTTCGCGGTGGTCGCCGAGGAGGTTCGAAAGCTAGCGGAGGAGTCAAACGAGGCGGCGAGGAAGATATCGGACCTGGCAAACACCATAACCCAGGAGCTCAAGAGGGTTGTGGAGTCGTCGGATGCGGACTCCCGTCTCTCCCAGGAGGCTTCCTCCTTGGCAATGGAGGCCAAGGGGACCATAGAGGGGATCATATCCGTCCTCGCCGAGATAGCCTCCGCCACCCAGGACCTGGCGGCGGTATCGGAGGAGCAGGCGGCCTCCAGTGCGGAGATATCCTCCGCGGTGAGGGACATAGCTTCCGAGGTCTCCAGTGTGGCCTCCTCTTCGGATGTGGTTAGGGACCAGATGTCTCAAGTGGCCAAGGCGGCGGAGAGGGTTGCGGAGGGGGCGGAGGACATGGTGAGGCTTGCCTCGGACCTATTGGGAATGATCTCCAGGTTCAAGACGCATCACGAGCAGTTGCTTGCCGACGGGGGCCAAACTGGGTCTTACCTGCCTCCTCCAAGGGGCTAG
- the cbiB gene encoding adenosylcobinamide-phosphate synthase CbiB, with amino-acid sequence MLSLSLAAAIVLDLILGDPQWRFHPVRLIGHLAQRLEPICRALPLSQPSQGGVFLFLVLVSSLLPAWLFIKLLDLIRLGWLAEALVIYFCLGGKSLAQEVSQVLKLLRGHDADGAREKLKNLVSRNVDHMDEGYLTRSALETLAENFSDALVATLFYAALGGGLLAWFHRVVNTLDAMVGYKDDRYHRFGTASAKLDDILNILPSRLSALIVAASGHILGKDFLSTWAAVKEDAPKDESPNSGWPMSAFAHALGVTLGGPTLYGDQWVQCPTMGSGPTPTVDHLQGALSLYWVSYMLSAIGALVIGGLMSL; translated from the coding sequence ATGCTCTCTTTATCCCTGGCAGCTGCCATAGTTTTAGACCTCATCCTGGGAGACCCCCAGTGGAGGTTCCATCCGGTCCGCCTCATAGGCCATCTAGCCCAACGACTGGAACCCATATGCCGGGCACTTCCCCTGTCCCAACCCTCCCAGGGCGGGGTGTTTCTCTTCTTGGTCCTTGTATCCTCCCTGCTCCCGGCTTGGCTCTTTATTAAGTTGCTGGACTTAATACGCCTGGGATGGCTTGCCGAAGCTCTGGTCATCTACTTCTGCCTGGGGGGAAAGAGTCTCGCCCAGGAGGTATCTCAAGTCCTCAAGCTCCTCAGGGGCCACGATGCCGACGGCGCAAGGGAAAAGCTAAAGAACCTTGTTAGCCGCAACGTGGACCACATGGACGAAGGCTACCTCACAAGATCCGCCCTGGAGACCTTGGCGGAGAACTTCTCTGACGCCTTGGTGGCCACGCTTTTCTACGCCGCTCTAGGAGGAGGCCTTCTCGCCTGGTTCCACCGGGTCGTTAACACCTTGGACGCCATGGTGGGCTACAAGGACGATCGGTACCACCGTTTTGGCACCGCTTCCGCCAAGCTGGACGATATACTCAACATCCTCCCCTCCAGGCTGTCCGCCCTGATAGTTGCGGCATCGGGGCATATACTAGGGAAGGATTTCCTGTCCACATGGGCAGCGGTGAAGGAGGACGCCCCCAAGGACGAGAGCCCCAACTCCGGGTGGCCCATGTCGGCCTTCGCCCATGCCCTAGGAGTTACCCTGGGGGGCCCCACCCTCTACGGTGACCAATGGGTTCAGTGCCCCACCATGGGTTCAGGACCAACCCCCACGGTGGACCATCTTCAGGGGGCCCTGTCCCTCTACTGGGTAAGCTACATGTTAAGCGCCATAGGCGCCCTTGTGATCGGGGGGCTGATGTCCCTTTGA
- a CDS encoding DUF2703 domain-containing protein, with amino-acid sequence MPLKIYETTLTSKTNRKDGDASMPNVVISHYGIQGKECPHFTATRENLLKVVDRMAPKFATLGIEISLEYRGMEDLDENRPMHNLITLEAPGEVPETSLESLTGLVIEYEPCESLGRCRALVMESAKFQEVPTGLVMDGLVRMSMRLIGGCSSDGCGSCSCCH; translated from the coding sequence ATGCCATTAAAGATCTACGAGACCACTTTAACTTCTAAGACCAACCGAAAGGACGGAGATGCATCAATGCCAAACGTGGTGATAAGCCATTACGGAATTCAGGGGAAAGAGTGCCCTCACTTCACCGCCACCAGGGAGAACCTGCTTAAGGTGGTAGATCGAATGGCCCCGAAGTTTGCAACATTGGGAATAGAGATCTCGTTGGAGTACCGCGGCATGGAGGACCTGGATGAGAATCGTCCCATGCACAACCTCATAACCCTGGAGGCCCCTGGAGAAGTGCCGGAGACCTCCCTGGAGTCCCTCACGGGCCTAGTCATAGAATATGAACCCTGTGAAAGCCTCGGACGCTGCAGGGCCCTGGTAATGGAAAGCGCCAAGTTTCAAGAGGTGCCCACGGGACTGGTGATGGACGGCCTGGTACGCATGTCCATGAGGTTGATCGGGGGCTGCTCATCCGATGGGTGCGGTTCCTGCAGCTGCTGTCACTGA
- a CDS encoding acetoacetate decarboxylase family protein, translating to MVKRADRLTNSFYNNRCLRRSISTLETRWDENRPSVCEIFRRYGDKIGFWGGIFVVGRVGLGMRGRFSLRDDMVYSMPVHFSGRAFEPVAAEYGDMTCVRLSFETDPEVLLNYLPGCFELVEPRVDVQYASCRDVKWMSGGDYRLLQVTVPARYVGEREVITGDYALVVWEDKACPIIGGREEDGVPKLFAQIASERHVGDHWFTSAAYESCQFCSLDFWGGERISDEDLAGMNREGRVNLFGWRYIPNLGGPGGALSQPTLYPQRVSFRSAQRGMGLVSWTKIGFERHPVQWRIIDALADMPVLGWRGALMTWGSAVLEVGSSRAL from the coding sequence ATGGTGAAGCGTGCTGATCGTCTAACCAACTCATTTTACAACAACAGATGTCTTAGGAGGTCCATATCCACCCTTGAGACGAGGTGGGATGAAAATCGTCCGAGTGTTTGCGAAATATTTAGAAGATATGGTGATAAGATTGGGTTCTGGGGCGGCATCTTTGTGGTTGGAAGGGTGGGATTGGGGATGAGGGGGCGCTTCAGTTTAAGGGACGACATGGTCTATTCGATGCCGGTGCACTTTTCCGGCCGGGCTTTTGAACCCGTGGCGGCGGAGTACGGGGACATGACCTGCGTGAGGCTGAGCTTTGAGACCGATCCGGAGGTGCTGCTGAACTATTTGCCTGGGTGTTTTGAGCTGGTTGAGCCGAGGGTTGACGTCCAGTATGCCAGCTGCAGAGACGTTAAGTGGATGTCAGGCGGGGATTACAGGCTGTTGCAGGTCACTGTTCCTGCAAGATACGTTGGAGAACGTGAGGTTATAACGGGGGACTACGCTTTGGTGGTATGGGAGGACAAGGCGTGTCCCATAATAGGGGGCCGTGAGGAGGACGGGGTGCCTAAGCTCTTTGCGCAGATAGCCTCGGAGAGGCACGTGGGGGATCACTGGTTTACCTCGGCTGCCTACGAGTCATGTCAGTTTTGCTCCCTGGATTTTTGGGGAGGAGAGCGAATATCCGACGAGGATTTGGCGGGCATGAACCGGGAGGGGAGGGTTAACCTTTTCGGATGGAGGTACATACCGAACTTGGGTGGTCCGGGAGGGGCCTTGAGTCAGCCTACCTTGTATCCCCAGAGGGTTAGTTTTAGGAGCGCCCAGAGGGGTATGGGCCTGGTTTCTTGGACTAAGATAGGTTTTGAGAGGCATCCGGTGCAGTGGCGGATCATCGATGCCCTGGCTGATATGCCTGTGCTTGGGTGGCGGGGAGCTCTCATGACCTGGGGATCCGCGGTCCTTGAGGTGGGCTCCTCCAGGGCTCTTTAG
- a CDS encoding cob(I)yrinic acid a,c-diamide adenosyltransferase has translation MPDLIITTKGGDKGTTSLCNGERVPKDHPRVELYGTLDECQAHVGMARATCPYDEVADWLLKLEENMSYAMGSLAMCEDLPEPDSSLLETLVAKVTAMHKGPFRFVRPGDSVPGAALHIARTVARRAERVAVKLYRDNLISDSQYVYLNRLSDAIYALSLWVDMLARGES, from the coding sequence ATGCCGGACCTCATCATAACCACCAAAGGCGGGGACAAGGGCACCACATCCCTTTGCAACGGGGAGAGGGTCCCCAAGGACCATCCACGGGTGGAGCTATACGGTACACTCGACGAGTGCCAGGCCCACGTGGGGATGGCCAGGGCCACCTGTCCCTACGACGAGGTGGCCGATTGGCTCCTAAAGCTAGAGGAGAACATGTCCTACGCCATGGGAAGCCTTGCCATGTGTGAAGACCTGCCGGAACCGGATTCATCGCTTCTTGAGACCCTGGTGGCCAAGGTGACCGCCATGCACAAGGGGCCCTTCCGGTTTGTACGACCCGGGGATTCCGTACCTGGAGCAGCGCTTCACATAGCAAGGACCGTGGCAAGACGGGCGGAACGGGTGGCGGTAAAGCTCTACAGGGATAACCTAATATCAGACTCCCAGTACGTATACCTGAACAGGCTCTCCGATGCCATATATGCCCTTTCCCTCTGGGTGGACATGCTAGCAAGGGGAGAAAGTTGA
- a CDS encoding SDR family NAD(P)-dependent oxidoreductase produces the protein MSRVDCSGKVAVVTGAASGIGLGIAEGLLRGGARAVFMGDLKEDPLLSQVDRLNRSYPGRVFGVVADVTVEEQVTGLIRSSREKGGRLDMVFNVAGMGMTLPTERITFDIWRFMVNLNVMGVVYGTYSAIPIMREQGFGHVVNAGSIAGLVPVPYQAVYAATKAAVISMTESLQYELEAEGLKFSVFCPGNVRTPIFGDLEPPADSISVEEAVDAIFDGMEKGQVVIAFPDFARKMGELYRMDRKAFDDLARKLAAERRENYRTKGTYF, from the coding sequence GTGTCTAGGGTGGATTGCAGCGGCAAGGTGGCGGTGGTCACAGGGGCGGCTTCGGGTATCGGGCTTGGAATAGCCGAGGGGCTTCTTAGGGGGGGCGCTAGGGCGGTATTCATGGGGGACCTGAAAGAGGATCCGCTGTTGAGCCAGGTGGACAGGCTTAACAGGTCTTATCCGGGGAGGGTCTTTGGGGTTGTCGCGGATGTCACGGTAGAGGAACAGGTGACAGGGCTTATCCGCTCATCCAGGGAGAAGGGTGGGCGGCTTGACATGGTCTTCAACGTGGCGGGGATGGGTATGACTCTTCCCACCGAGAGGATAACCTTTGACATATGGCGTTTCATGGTGAACCTTAACGTCATGGGGGTGGTCTACGGCACCTATTCCGCCATTCCCATAATGAGGGAACAGGGGTTTGGGCATGTGGTGAACGCTGGTTCGATTGCGGGCCTGGTGCCGGTGCCCTATCAAGCGGTTTACGCTGCCACGAAGGCGGCGGTCATATCCATGACCGAAAGCCTGCAGTACGAGCTTGAGGCCGAGGGGCTTAAGTTCAGCGTTTTCTGCCCTGGTAACGTGAGGACCCCCATATTTGGTGACCTGGAGCCCCCGGCGGACTCCATATCGGTGGAGGAGGCGGTGGACGCCATATTTGACGGCATGGAGAAGGGGCAGGTGGTCATAGCCTTCCCGGATTTCGCCCGCAAGATGGGGGAGCTTTACCGCATGGACCGCAAGGCCTTTGATGACCTGGCGAGGAAGTTGGCGGCGGAGCGGCGGGAGAACTATAGGACCAAGGGCACGTACTTTTAA
- a CDS encoding LacI family DNA-binding transcriptional regulator has product MKDVALLAGVSVSTVSHVLNGTRRVDPTTRERVLRAVDSLGYRPNMMARSLRRKGAPLLGLVVPDATNPYFAEVARAVEDRCYELGLSMMMASSSGQPDRERRAVEAMTSHRVGGMIIVGLGFPEEQARVLSGLEIPVVMVDRKIQGLPVDSVQSDNVGGGYLAARCLLDLGHRRIGCICGPRGLGPSEDRLRGFEMALAEEGVPLDPSLVAWGDFTCPAGYELALEMLKDQSLTGIFAMNDLMALGALRAARDLGLSVPADLSVVGFDGISIGRFFVPPLTTVAQPIEEMGAAAVDLVVARMGSGCFEPVTRVINCSLVERSSSAEARPR; this is encoded by the coding sequence ATGAAGGACGTGGCTTTGCTTGCGGGGGTATCGGTGTCTACTGTGTCCCACGTCCTAAACGGTACCAGGAGGGTGGATCCTACAACCCGCGAAAGGGTGCTTAGGGCCGTTGATTCCCTGGGTTACAGACCCAACATGATGGCTCGGAGCCTAAGGCGCAAGGGGGCGCCTCTCCTGGGGCTCGTGGTTCCCGATGCCACCAATCCCTACTTTGCGGAGGTGGCAAGGGCGGTGGAGGATCGGTGTTATGAGCTGGGTCTCTCCATGATGATGGCAAGCTCATCGGGGCAGCCTGACAGGGAGAGGCGGGCCGTTGAGGCCATGACGTCCCACCGGGTGGGGGGTATGATAATAGTCGGCCTTGGGTTCCCGGAGGAACAGGCCCGGGTGCTTTCAGGGCTGGAGATACCGGTTGTCATGGTGGATAGGAAGATTCAGGGGCTTCCCGTCGATTCCGTCCAGTCCGATAACGTTGGGGGCGGGTATCTTGCGGCCCGATGTCTTCTGGATCTTGGACACCGAAGGATAGGCTGTATCTGTGGGCCCAGGGGACTTGGACCGAGCGAGGACCGTCTGAGGGGGTTTGAGATGGCCCTTGCGGAGGAAGGAGTTCCGTTGGACCCAAGTCTCGTGGCGTGGGGTGACTTCACCTGTCCTGCCGGGTATGAGCTTGCTTTGGAGATGCTTAAGGACCAGTCGTTAACCGGGATCTTCGCGATGAACGATCTTATGGCATTGGGAGCTCTTAGGGCCGCCAGGGATCTTGGACTTTCGGTTCCTGCGGATCTTTCGGTGGTTGGATTTGACGGGATATCCATAGGGCGGTTCTTCGTGCCTCCCTTGACCACCGTTGCCCAACCGATAGAGGAGATGGGGGCAGCTGCGGTGGATTTGGTGGTTGCCCGGATGGGATCGGGTTGCTTTGAGCCGGTCACAAGGGTGATAAACTGTAGTTTGGTGGAGAGGAGTTCCAGTGCGGAAGCTAGGCCCCGTTGA
- a CDS encoding pyridoxal phosphate-dependent aminotransferase yields the protein MIYRLGVQPSEVLDFSSNVNPYGPPEGALSAAHAALQRTNLYPDQDQTALREAFAKWLGVEPGMTCFGNGASDLIGAVMMALQPQRVITFSPTFGEYQAWATRLRIPFIQIPMAAPSFEPPLEELPQLLNSGDLLIICQPNNPTGRAYSDGELKEITAACQDAGAYLLADECFINLTWPPACSIVADGSLPPNTIALRAFTKDFSAPGLRVGAAVAEPETISLIRKALQPWPLNCAGEAFAIWCSLNPEPFLQNSREKLAAEREYLSSSLHSLGFEPLKSQVNFILSKSPCEGEVLLGLLRPRGILIRTCESFGLNRRYVRIAVKNDEANRTIIDAIKDLRDHFNF from the coding sequence ATGATCTACCGACTAGGAGTCCAACCATCAGAAGTCCTCGACTTCTCCAGCAACGTAAACCCCTACGGCCCCCCCGAAGGGGCCCTAAGTGCCGCCCACGCGGCGCTTCAGCGGACAAACCTATACCCGGATCAGGATCAGACCGCCCTGAGGGAGGCCTTTGCAAAGTGGCTTGGGGTGGAACCTGGCATGACGTGTTTCGGGAACGGCGCAAGCGATCTCATAGGAGCTGTCATGATGGCCCTCCAACCACAAAGGGTGATCACGTTCTCCCCCACCTTCGGGGAGTATCAGGCCTGGGCCACCAGGCTAAGAATACCGTTCATCCAAATCCCCATGGCGGCCCCCTCGTTTGAACCACCTCTGGAGGAACTGCCCCAACTGCTTAATAGCGGAGACCTCCTCATCATCTGCCAGCCCAACAACCCAACCGGAAGGGCTTACTCAGATGGGGAACTCAAGGAGATCACCGCGGCCTGTCAGGACGCAGGGGCATACCTCTTGGCGGACGAGTGCTTCATAAACCTCACATGGCCGCCCGCCTGCTCCATCGTAGCGGACGGATCGCTCCCCCCCAACACCATAGCCCTCAGGGCCTTCACAAAGGATTTCTCCGCTCCCGGCCTTAGGGTGGGAGCTGCGGTGGCTGAACCAGAGACCATATCGCTCATAAGAAAGGCCCTCCAACCCTGGCCGCTAAACTGTGCAGGGGAGGCCTTTGCAATCTGGTGCTCCCTCAACCCTGAACCGTTCCTGCAGAACTCCAGAGAAAAGCTGGCGGCAGAGAGGGAGTATCTAAGCAGCTCACTGCATTCCCTGGGATTTGAGCCTCTAAAATCCCAGGTTAACTTCATCCTCTCCAAGTCTCCCTGCGAAGGGGAAGTCCTGCTCGGCCTTCTAAGGCCCCGGGGTATACTGATAAGGACCTGCGAATCATTCGGATTGAATAGGCGCTACGTGCGGATAGCGGTAAAAAACGATGAGGCAAACAGGACCATCATAGATGCCATTAAAGATCTACGAGACCACTTTAACTTCTAA